One window of the Rosa rugosa chromosome 3, drRosRugo1.1, whole genome shotgun sequence genome contains the following:
- the LOC133735626 gene encoding L10-interacting MYB domain-containing protein-like, producing the protein MDLMLLIDLGLAHCFLHDIEILGPYPFLEFLVIASKAYLHIIDYALGLMAVWNDGLVDVFCDLCIKEVDNNNRPHTHFNPEGWVNIINNFSKETGKEYTRKQLKNKWDSLKDQWKLWKELKGKETGLGWDHRRQTIDASDEWWRLKIEKNNEYGKLKKKGIAPDFEDKLDKMFMGISATGQHAYSPSSALPIPRSPQQGNNEVNLEGSGDSEDNDDLAPTLPKRKRNERAEKGKGVVPKKEKVGGAAHLAKQINRMCETIESRSTATSMINKSVEGGGTTIKDVMKDVTSLPGIEQGNRLWFFATRLFLSPEKREMYFTMEDPNVKLEWLKFEMNEK; encoded by the exons ATGGACTTGATG TTGCTCATTGATTTAGGATTGGCGCATTGCTTTCTGCATGATATAGAAATATTAGGCCCTTACCCTTTCCTAGAG TTTCTTGTTATTGCATCTAAAGCTTATCTTCATATCATTGATTATGCATTGGGGTTG ATGGCTGTTTGGAATGATGGTTTAGTAGATGTTTTTTGTGACTTATGTATCAAGGAGGTGGATAACAATAATCGTCCACATACTCATTTTAATCCGGAGGGATGGGTGAATATAATCAATAATTTTTCTAAAGAAACGGGCAAAGAATATACTAGAAAACAACTGAAAAATAAATGGGATTCCCTCAAAGATCAATGGAAATTATGGAAAGAATTGAAGGGAAAAGAGACCGGTCTTGGGTGGGATCACAGGCGTCAAACTATAGATGCATCCGATGAGTGGTGGCGCCTCAAGATTGAG AAAAACAATGAATATGGAAAGTTAAAGAAAAAGGGAATTGCACCCGATTTTGAAGACAAGTTGGATAAGATGTTCATGGGTATTTCAGCCACTGGTCAGCATGCATATTCACCATCTTCTGCACTACCTATCCCTAGAAGTCCACAGCAAGGTAACAATGAGGTGAACCTTGAAGGTAGTGGTGACTCTGAGGATAATGATGATTTGGCCCCCACTCTgcctaaaagaaaaagaaatgagagAGCTGAGAAAGGTAAAGGAGTagtaccaaaaaaagaaaaggtgggAGGTGCTGCTCATTTGGCTAAACAAATTAATCGAATGTGTGAGACAATTGAGAGTAGGAGCACAGCAACTTCCATGATCAATAAAAGTGTAGAAGGTGGAGGCACCACTATTAAGGACGTGATGAAGGATGTCACCTCATTGCCTGGTATCGAGCAGGGTAATAGATTGTGGTTTTTTGCCACTCGACTGTTTTTAAGTccagagaagagagagatgtaTTTCACTATGGAAGATCCTAACGTGAAGTTGGAGTGGCTGAAATTTGAGATGAACGAAAAATAA